ACCCTCTCCCGGTTTTTTCAGGGATTCAGGCAGATAAAAGAAACTTAGAACAAACGCAAGCACTGAAAACGCTGCACTGGCGAATCCGGTGACTTCATATCCAAATTTTGAAAATATACCACCCAGCATTGGACCGAATACAAAACCCAGGCCGAATGCCACTCCAATCAGTCCCATTCCTTTAGCCCGCTCCTGTGGTGTTGTTACATCGGCAATATAAGCCTGTGCAACTCCAATACTGCTTCCACCAATACCCGATATTATCCTTGCGGCCATTAGCATTATGAAAGTGTGGGTGAAGGAGAAGAGTATGTAACCGGCGGCATTCAAAAGGAGTGTGATGAGAATTATCTTTCTTCTCCCAAATCTGTCCGACAGTGACCCGAATAACGGATTGAACAAAAACTGTGTGAGTGAATAGACTGCCACTACAATTCCGACAGAACTCTCATTCATTTGCAGAACTTTAACTGCAAATGTCGGAATGATCGGGATCAGGATACCGAAACCGAGTAAATCAATAAAGACGACTAAAAATATAAGTGACAGCGGGAGATTTTTTCGCATAATTTTTCCGGAAACAAAATGCAAAATTACAAAAAAAAAGCCACTCAACGGGTATTGAGCGGCTTAACAATTGATATAGGAATCAGTAAAGTATACTAACCTTTGCGTGAATTCTTTGTTTCCTGAACATTCTCACGAAGGTCCTGAGCGAGTTTTTTAAGGTCGCTAAGGCTTTTTCTGATTCTTGTACCGGCTGCTGATTGTTCCTTTTCATAGAATTTGTGGAAATCAGCCTCCATAGCTTGAACCGCGTCTAATAACTGCTTGTATTTCTCCATATGGTTGCTCCTGTTTATTTATGGATGTGTGTGTTTTCAAAAACAATTTCTGCGATGTCCCTGACTTTCACATCGTCCGATTTTTCCAAGGCCTTTACACCGTCTGTCATCATGGTCATGCAGAACGGACAGGCTGTAGCAATGGTGTTGGCTCCTGTTGCTATTGCCTCTTTACTTCTTTCAATGTTCACTCTTCCCCCCTCGGAATCTTCCATGAACATCCTGCCGCCACCGGCTCCGCAACAAAATCCCTTCGATTTGCTCCGCGTCATTTCAATTTGTGGTGTTGCAACCGATTTCGAGATAATGTTTCTTGGTGCGTCATAAATCTCATTGTATCTTCCGATATAGCATGAATCATGATAAGTAGCAGTAATTTCCTTTGATTTTTCGTCAATTTCAATTTTGCCATCAGATATAAGCTTATCGATCATCTCTGAATGATGCAGGACCTCATAGTTTCCACCAAACTGAGGAAACTCATTTTTTAGTGAGTTGAAGCAGTGCGGGCAAGCCGTAACAATTTTCTTGACGCCATAATTATTCAATGTCTCAATGTTTGTCTGCATCAATGTCTGTGCGAGATATTCATTTCCCAACCTGCGTGCTGTATCTCCGTTGCATTGCTCTTCACTTCCCAAAATTCTGAAGTCAATACCCGCCTTCTGCATTATGCCTGCGAAAGATTTTGATACTTTTTTGTACCTGTCATCGAAAGAGCCTGCGCATCCAACCCAAAACAGATATTCAGTATTCGGGTCTTCTGCCATCGTCTTTATTCCCAATCCTTCTGCCCATGCACCTCTTTCAGAGGCAGGAAATGCCCAAGGGGAGCCATTACTTTCAAGACTTTTGAATGTATTGTTTAATTCAGCCGGGAAATTGGATTCCATTAATACCAGGTGACGGCGCATATCCACTATTGTACCCACATGCTCAATCATTACCGGACACTCCTGAACACAAGCCATACATGTGGTACAAGACCATAGTTCGGCTTCGGAAGTGTAATTGGGGACAAGAGATTTCTCCAGCATCTCCCCTTCTTTCACTCCGGATATAAGCAGTGGTCCTTTGTCCAGTGTTCGGTCGCGAACATCAGTGATTATTTTTCGGGGTGAAAGCGGTTTACCAACAGTATTCGCCGGACAAACAGATTCACACCGACCACACTCGGTGCATGAAAAACCATCAAGCAGTTGCTTCCAGGTAAACTTTTCAATGTCATTCACACCAAAATATTCAGCATTTTCATCTGCAAGATTAATCGGCTGAAGTTGCGCTCTCTTCTCCAATGGATTCGAGAAATAGACATTCGGAACTGAGGTGATGACATGGAGGTGTTTTGAGTAAGGAAGATAGTTGAGGAAGCCCAATACAAGCAAAACATGCAACCACCAAAAGACTTCAAATGCGTTTTCCGCAGCGCCGGAAGTACCAAAAAGCCCAGTCAGATAAGTTACAACCGGTCTGACCTCCCATTCGGCGAGATGACCTGTCTTCGCGACATGAGCGGCATTTTGTCCCATCATACTAAGAACAACAAACAGTATCAAAACGAGAATAAATGCTGCATCAAGTTGTCCTTCCCTGTCCACCTCAAGCCTCTTTACTCTCTGGATAAACCTTCTGTATAAGGCAAACAGGACTGAGCCGATAACCAAGAGTCCGAAAACATCCTGCGTGAATGTCATCAAACTAAAAACAGGGCCAAGAAATGCAAATGTAAAATGAGGTGCAAATCCCTGTATGAAAGTCTCAAGAACTGCAGAAATAAACAGGACGAAGCCCCAGAAAATGAGGGCGTGTACGATTCCTGCCACAGGATCTCTGAAAAGTTTTGACTGGGCTATTGCGATCACTATCACATTTTTTATTCTTAATCCGATATCACCAAACCTGTTATCAGGCTTACCGAGTTTAAGAAAACCCAGTATTCTCCTGGCACTTATCGAAAAAATAATAAACGCCGTTAAAAGAACGATTGCAAACGCAACGATTTTCAACATCATTAATAATTCTTATTTTCTGAGGGATTTAAGGATCAATGAAGCAGCAAAAACTTTAACAACAGTCGAAACCGAGAAGATAATTACTCCAAGTTCAAGTGTTTTATCGAAACCGCCTGCAAGGAAAAGATCGAGATAAAGAGCTCCCATTCCAAGAATAACTACATGCGCTCCAAAGAATGTAAGAACGGAGGTCAAGTAATCAGATTTTCTTTCAATGACAAAGCCGGTCAGCCATGCTGCAAGCGGGAAAGCAAGAAGATATCCACCGGTTGGTCCGAACAATCTTGCGATTCCGGGAGCGAGCTCGGGTGACTGTGCAAACACAGGTAATCCTGCAATTCCCATGCCCAAATAAGCGATCATGGCGTAAAAACCTTTTCTGGAACCAAGCATTGCTCCCGACAGTACCACAATCATGGATTGAAGTGTTGTAGGAACAGGTTTCATCGGAATTGTAATTTGTGCAGCAATTGCCATCAGAATTGAAAAGGATGCGATACCAAACAGTGGATGTGATATCACTTTATCTTTAATGTAAGAAATAATATTTTCTGATTTTGTAATCACGGACATTCTAACCTCTGTTATATTTTCGAAAAAAAGATTCTGTTTTATTTAATACTTCGTTAAATTGTTCTGTTATATCACCCGCAGGATGTACCATATTAAATGTATGCCCTGCTTTTGGGACAATAAAAAACTCTGATGAAGGATTTTTGCAATATGAGTAGATGTTTCCTGCATCTTTTACCGGTACGGTCAAGTCGATCTCGCCATGGATTGTAAGAATTGGCAAGTCCAGCATTCTTACACGGCTCTCAACTGACAGTTTGTCATTTTTATTTATTAAAATATCTTCAAGGAACGAATAATCGAGCTTCATCTCCTGCCCCGTTCGCGTGTTCAAAAAGCTCAGACACCCCTTCTGCTTCCACTCTTTTTTCTGTCTTTTAGTATATCTGTCGACATAAGAGATCGAAGCCCAAACAGACAAAGCACTAAGATTTTTAATTTCGGGAGAAGCAAGGAGTGTAACTGCTCCGCCCCTGCTGTGTCCAATAATGAATAATTCACCATTAAAATTACAAAATTCATTTGAAATAACACGCAACGAAATCTCTTTTAATTCGTCTACTTCCAAGGAAAGAGTGTTCTTTTCAAATTTTTCAAGCTCATTGAAAATATCATTTCCGGAGGTTATCCCATTGTGCGAGAAATTAAAGACGATTGAATGATAACCCTGCTCCTCGAAAAATCCGGCTGCCGAAGGGAAAAAACCCCAGTCTTTGAACCCCTTAAATCCATGTACAAAAACAACCACAGGCTTGGGTATTGACTTGTCGCCTGAATAAACATCCAGCTCAATTTTGTTTCCGGATATTGTATCTATCAAGAAATTATATTTCATATTTTCTAAAATGCTATAAATTGGTCATAAAATCAAATTTTTAGCTCAAAAATAGTGGAAATTGTAAAAAAATCTTTATAAAAATTAATATCAACACCTTTTTATTAATTATTTCTTATTTTAGCAAGGTAAAACAACAAATTATATGTCATTGCTAGTAATTCCTTCTATTGATATAAAAAACGGTAAAACAGTTCGTACAGTCCAGGGCATTCCTGAACTGGGATGTTCGGGCTATTGCGATGATCCGCTCGAGATGGCGATGATCTGGCGTAGTGAAAATGCCAAGATGATCCATGTGGTGGATTTTGACGGTATTTATGGTTCCACATCAGTAAATCATTCTCTGATATCACAAATTTGTTCATCTGTAATCATTCCGGTTGAGTTTACAGGTGGCATCAGAACTGTAAAGGATGCAGAATATGCATTCGAAACGGGCGTCTGCAGAGTTGTGGTTGCCTCGGTTGTGATCGAAAACAGAAAAGAATTTTATCGTATTTTTGACAAATTTGGTCCATCAAAAGTGGTGGTTGGAATCGATGTCATTGATAACGAGGTAGTAATCAAGGGACGGAAAGAAAAAACCGGCATTCACCCGGCTGATTTAGCCTCTCAACTTGCAGGTATTGGAGTAAACAGGTTTATCGTTGCTGATGTACTGACAAACGGTATGCTTGGGGGCCCAAATATCGAACTTACAAGGCTGATCGCAGAAGTCACTCAAAAAAGAATCACTCATTCCGGTGGAATCGCGAATAAAGAAGAACTTTTCGCAGTGAATGCATTGGCGTCTGAAGGAGTTGACTCTGTAATTATAGGCAGGGCATTATACGAAAACAGATTCCCCTGTCAAAAAATCTGGCGACTTGCAGAATCGGGTTTATTTGATTAGTTGAATTAATTGAAAGGTTAAGACGATGATACAATTCGATAAAATACTCGTTCCTATCGATTTCAGTGATTACTCTCTTCAGGCTCTTAAATATGCCTCGGAGTTTGCAAAACTGTATAAATCAAAAATTTTACTCGTTTATGTTGTTGAACCCGTAATCTATCCTCCCGATCTTAGTATAGGTCAGATAGCACTTCCAACACTGTCATATCAGATTGATGAAAAAGCCAAGGAGGAACTGGGAAGGGTTGCCAGAGAAAATATCCCTGCTGATATTGAAGTGATTCCAATTGTAAAACTTGGTAAACCATACCTGGAGATAATAGACCTTGCAAAATCTGAAGATGTGGATCTGATCATTATTTCCACTCATGGTCACACAGGTGTCGAGCAGATTCTATTCGGCAGCACAGCAGATAAAGTGGTAAGGAAGGCACCATGTCCTGTTCTTACTCTTCGGGAACCGGTGA
This genomic window from Ignavibacteria bacterium contains:
- a CDS encoding histone H1, with translation MEKYKQLLDAVQAMEADFHKFYEKEQSAAGTRIRKSLSDLKKLAQDLRENVQETKNSRKG
- a CDS encoding 4Fe-4S dicluster domain-containing protein produces the protein MMLKIVAFAIVLLTAFIIFSISARRILGFLKLGKPDNRFGDIGLRIKNVIVIAIAQSKLFRDPVAGIVHALIFWGFVLFISAVLETFIQGFAPHFTFAFLGPVFSLMTFTQDVFGLLVIGSVLFALYRRFIQRVKRLEVDREGQLDAAFILVLILFVVLSMMGQNAAHVAKTGHLAEWEVRPVVTYLTGLFGTSGAAENAFEVFWWLHVLLVLGFLNYLPYSKHLHVITSVPNVYFSNPLEKRAQLQPINLADENAEYFGVNDIEKFTWKQLLDGFSCTECGRCESVCPANTVGKPLSPRKIITDVRDRTLDKGPLLISGVKEGEMLEKSLVPNYTSEAELWSCTTCMACVQECPVMIEHVGTIVDMRRHLVLMESNFPAELNNTFKSLESNGSPWAFPASERGAWAEGLGIKTMAEDPNTEYLFWVGCAGSFDDRYKKVSKSFAGIMQKAGIDFRILGSEEQCNGDTARRLGNEYLAQTLMQTNIETLNNYGVKKIVTACPHCFNSLKNEFPQFGGNYEVLHHSEMIDKLISDGKIEIDEKSKEITATYHDSCYIGRYNEIYDAPRNIISKSVATPQIEMTRSKSKGFCCGAGGGRMFMEDSEGGRVNIERSKEAIATGANTIATACPFCMTMMTDGVKALEKSDDVKVRDIAEIVFENTHIHK
- a CDS encoding biotin transporter BioY; its protein translation is MSVITKSENIISYIKDKVISHPLFGIASFSILMAIAAQITIPMKPVPTTLQSMIVVLSGAMLGSRKGFYAMIAYLGMGIAGLPVFAQSPELAPGIARLFGPTGGYLLAFPLAAWLTGFVIERKSDYLTSVLTFFGAHVVILGMGALYLDLFLAGGFDKTLELGVIIFSVSTVVKVFAASLILKSLRK
- a CDS encoding alpha/beta hydrolase, with product MKYNFLIDTISGNKIELDVYSGDKSIPKPVVVFVHGFKGFKDWGFFPSAAGFFEEQGYHSIVFNFSHNGITSGNDIFNELEKFEKNTLSLEVDELKEISLRVISNEFCNFNGELFIIGHSRGGAVTLLASPEIKNLSALSVWASISYVDRYTKRQKKEWKQKGCLSFLNTRTGQEMKLDYSFLEDILINKNDKLSVESRVRMLDLPILTIHGEIDLTVPVKDAGNIYSYCKNPSSEFFIVPKAGHTFNMVHPAGDITEQFNEVLNKTESFFRKYNRG
- a CDS encoding 1-(5-phosphoribosyl)-5-[(5-phosphoribosylamino)methylideneamino] imidazole-4-carboxamide isomerase; protein product: MSLLVIPSIDIKNGKTVRTVQGIPELGCSGYCDDPLEMAMIWRSENAKMIHVVDFDGIYGSTSVNHSLISQICSSVIIPVEFTGGIRTVKDAEYAFETGVCRVVVASVVIENRKEFYRIFDKFGPSKVVVGIDVIDNEVVIKGRKEKTGIHPADLASQLAGIGVNRFIVADVLTNGMLGGPNIELTRLIAEVTQKRITHSGGIANKEELFAVNALASEGVDSVIIGRALYENRFPCQKIWRLAESGLFD
- a CDS encoding universal stress protein, coding for MIQFDKILVPIDFSDYSLQALKYASEFAKLYKSKILLVYVVEPVIYPPDLSIGQIALPTLSYQIDEKAKEELGRVARENIPADIEVIPIVKLGKPYLEIIDLAKSEDVDLIIISTHGHTGVEQILFGSTADKVVRKAPCPVLTLREPVKGFDFRDSRA